In one window of Micromonospora cathayae DNA:
- a CDS encoding nucleoside triphosphate pyrophosphohydrolase — MSARIVLLVTSPRLPAGLLTAAAWDVVRAHPVLAGAESALSAAVRSAGGRVTLVDGPATQPLLDAVAAAGTVVWLAAPAGDQALARELGLRLAREPGLAELELMYGSWDPPGARLLDAVEVMDRLASPGGDPWKRAQTHRSLSGFLLEECYEAYDAIVAGDTDALREELGDVLLQVVLHARLAEELPDGERWSIDDVAGGLVDKMVRRNPHVFAGAEAGTLEEITANWERIKRAEKARDSVLDGIAFSQPALALAAKILERAGRVGLAVPPPVPGDDADPESRLGAELLRTVAEARAAGLDPEAALRRATLAHADTIRAAEGPAAPAR, encoded by the coding sequence ATGAGCGCGCGGATCGTACTGCTGGTCACCTCGCCCCGGCTGCCGGCCGGGTTGCTGACGGCTGCGGCCTGGGACGTGGTCCGCGCGCATCCGGTGCTGGCCGGCGCGGAGAGCGCGCTCAGCGCGGCGGTCCGGTCGGCGGGCGGCCGGGTCACCCTGGTCGACGGGCCGGCGACGCAGCCGCTGCTGGACGCGGTGGCCGCTGCCGGCACGGTGGTCTGGCTGGCCGCGCCGGCCGGTGACCAGGCGCTCGCCCGGGAGCTGGGGCTGCGGCTGGCCCGCGAGCCGGGCCTGGCCGAGCTGGAGCTGATGTACGGCTCGTGGGATCCGCCCGGGGCCCGGCTGCTGGACGCGGTCGAGGTGATGGACCGGCTCGCCTCGCCGGGCGGTGACCCGTGGAAGCGCGCGCAGACCCACCGCAGCCTCTCCGGGTTCCTGCTGGAGGAGTGCTACGAGGCGTACGACGCGATCGTCGCGGGGGACACCGACGCGCTCCGTGAGGAACTGGGCGACGTGCTGCTCCAGGTGGTGCTGCACGCCCGGCTCGCCGAGGAACTGCCCGACGGCGAGCGGTGGAGCATCGACGACGTGGCCGGTGGTCTGGTCGACAAGATGGTCCGGCGCAACCCGCACGTCTTCGCCGGGGCCGAGGCGGGCACCCTGGAGGAGATCACCGCCAACTGGGAGCGGATCAAGCGGGCCGAGAAGGCCCGGGACTCGGTGCTGGACGGCATCGCGTTCAGCCAGCCCGCGCTGGCCCTGGCCGCCAAGATCCTGGAACGTGCCGGCCGGGTCGGGCTGGCGGTGCCGCCGCCGGTGCCCGGGGACGACGCCGACCCGGAGTCCCGCCTCGGCGCGGAGCTGCTGCGTACCGTCGCCGAGGCCCGCGCCGCCGGCCTCGACCCGGAGGCGGCCCTGCGCCGCGCCACCCTGGCCCACGCCGACACCATCCGCGCCGCCGAGGGCCCAGCCGCTCCGGCGCGCTGA
- the mfd gene encoding transcription-repair coupling factor has protein sequence MLTGIFSAALADPGLTRARDLARSGAAQVDGLDLTAPAALRPFAVAAVAADTTAGGAGRPVLAVTATTREADDLAAALGSLLPPGQVAVFPSWETLPHERLSPRSDTVGRRLAVLRRLAHPDAVDTHGRSGPLRVVVAPVRSLLQPQLKGLGDLEPVQLAPGGEADLEGVARRLTDLAYARVDLVTKRGEFAVRGGILDVFPPTDEHPSRVEFWGDEVEEIRTFAVADQRTIEAAPRLWAPPCRELLLTPGVRRRAAALAAEHPELAEILDKLAEGIPVEGMESLAPVLVGPESMELLLHTMPAGTHVLLCDPERIRTRAHDLVRTSDEFLQASWAAAAVGGRAPVDVGAAAFRTLAEVRAAAGTLRQPWWTLSPFGLVEAERGVPQRQPWEDEPTRADVTPDDAIAVTLTAQPAPLYHGETPRLVDDLKRWAGDGWAVALVFEGHGPAQRAVEVLRDAGLGARLVDEVPAAPTPGELLVSCGALTQGFVDEASRFVLLTGNDVTGGRGTSTRDMRKLPSRRRNTIDPLELKAGDHVVHEQHGIGRYVELVQRTVNGASREYLVIEYAPSKRGQPGDRLFVPTDQLDQLSRYVGGEQPALHKMGGADWQKSKARARKAVKEIAAQLIQLYAARKASKGHAFAPDTPWQRELEDAFPWQETPDQLAAIEEVKRDMEQTVPMDRLICGDVGYGKTEIAVRAAFKAVQDGKQVAVLVPTTLLAQQHYNTFAERMSQFPIEIRQLSRFQTAKEAERTLEMVAEGTVDIVIGTHRLLAASTRFKSLGMVIVDEEQRFGVEHKEHLKSLRASVDVLSMSATPIPRTLEMAITGIREMSTIATPPEERHPVLTFVGAYDERQVAASIHRELLRDGQVFYLHNRVESIDRTARKIREMVPEARVAVAHGQMGEDALEKVMVGFWEKEFDVLVCTTIVESGIDIPNANTLIVERADLLGLAQLHQIRGRVGRGRERAYAYFLYPPEKPLTEHAHERLATIAQHTELGAGMYVAMKDLEIRGAGNLLGGEQSGHIEGVGFDLYVRMVGEAVQQFKGERPEEETDVKIDLPVDAHLPHDYVGVERLRLEMYRKLAEARDEQRLREVVAEMTDRYGEPPAPVQNLVAVARFRLLARRYGLTDVSMQGKHLRFSPLPLPDSKQLRLKRYHPDSVYKQALDQVSVPRPSTRRIGGEPLRDQALLDWCAQLLSDVLGPPTPPPATGPAPSAAGSAGPAR, from the coding sequence ATGCTCACCGGAATCTTCTCCGCCGCCCTGGCCGACCCCGGGCTGACCCGGGCCCGTGACCTGGCGCGCTCCGGTGCCGCACAGGTCGACGGGCTCGACCTGACCGCCCCGGCGGCACTGCGTCCGTTCGCGGTCGCCGCCGTCGCCGCCGACACCACGGCCGGCGGTGCGGGCCGCCCGGTGCTCGCCGTCACCGCCACCACCCGCGAGGCCGACGACCTGGCCGCCGCGCTGGGCAGCCTGCTCCCGCCCGGGCAGGTGGCGGTCTTCCCGTCCTGGGAGACGCTGCCGCACGAGCGGCTCTCGCCCCGCTCCGACACCGTGGGCCGGCGGCTGGCCGTGCTGCGTCGGCTGGCCCACCCGGACGCGGTGGACACCCACGGCCGCAGCGGGCCGCTGCGGGTGGTGGTCGCGCCGGTACGGTCGCTGCTGCAACCGCAGCTCAAGGGGCTCGGCGACCTGGAGCCGGTGCAGCTCGCCCCCGGCGGCGAGGCGGACCTGGAGGGCGTCGCCCGCCGGCTGACCGACCTGGCGTACGCGCGGGTCGACCTGGTCACCAAGCGGGGCGAGTTCGCGGTACGCGGCGGCATCCTCGACGTGTTCCCGCCGACCGACGAGCACCCGTCCCGGGTCGAGTTCTGGGGCGACGAGGTGGAGGAGATCCGTACCTTCGCCGTCGCCGACCAGCGCACCATCGAGGCGGCCCCCCGGCTGTGGGCGCCGCCGTGCCGGGAACTGCTGCTCACCCCGGGGGTACGTCGGCGGGCCGCCGCGCTGGCCGCCGAGCACCCGGAGCTGGCCGAGATCCTCGACAAACTGGCCGAGGGCATCCCGGTAGAGGGGATGGAGTCGCTCGCCCCGGTGCTGGTCGGCCCGGAGTCGATGGAGCTGCTGCTGCACACCATGCCGGCCGGCACCCACGTGCTGCTGTGCGACCCGGAGCGGATCCGCACCCGGGCGCACGACCTGGTCCGTACCTCGGACGAGTTCCTCCAGGCGAGCTGGGCGGCGGCGGCCGTGGGCGGCCGGGCCCCGGTCGACGTCGGGGCCGCCGCCTTCAGGACGCTGGCCGAGGTACGCGCCGCCGCCGGCACGCTGCGCCAGCCGTGGTGGACGCTGTCGCCGTTCGGCCTGGTCGAGGCCGAGAGGGGCGTACCGCAGCGGCAGCCCTGGGAGGACGAGCCGACCAGGGCCGACGTCACCCCGGACGACGCGATCGCGGTGACCCTGACCGCCCAGCCGGCCCCGCTGTACCACGGCGAGACCCCGCGGCTGGTGGACGACCTGAAGCGCTGGGCCGGTGACGGCTGGGCGGTGGCGCTGGTCTTCGAGGGGCACGGTCCCGCCCAGCGGGCCGTCGAGGTGCTCCGCGACGCCGGCCTGGGCGCCCGGCTGGTGGACGAGGTCCCGGCCGCCCCGACGCCGGGCGAGTTGCTGGTGAGCTGCGGCGCGCTGACCCAGGGGTTCGTCGACGAGGCGTCCCGGTTCGTGCTGCTCACCGGCAACGACGTCACCGGCGGTCGGGGCACCTCCACCCGGGACATGCGCAAGCTGCCCAGCCGGCGGCGCAACACCATCGACCCGCTGGAGCTGAAGGCCGGCGACCACGTCGTGCACGAGCAGCACGGCATCGGCCGGTACGTGGAGCTGGTGCAGCGCACCGTCAACGGCGCGTCCCGGGAGTACCTGGTCATCGAGTACGCCCCCAGCAAGCGCGGCCAGCCCGGTGACCGGCTGTTCGTCCCCACCGACCAGCTCGACCAGCTCTCCCGGTACGTGGGCGGGGAGCAGCCGGCGCTGCACAAGATGGGCGGCGCGGACTGGCAGAAGTCCAAGGCACGGGCCCGCAAGGCGGTCAAGGAGATCGCCGCCCAGCTCATCCAGCTCTACGCCGCCCGGAAGGCGTCGAAGGGGCACGCGTTCGCCCCGGACACCCCCTGGCAGCGGGAGCTGGAGGACGCCTTCCCCTGGCAGGAGACCCCCGATCAGCTCGCCGCGATCGAGGAGGTCAAGCGGGACATGGAGCAGACCGTCCCGATGGACCGGCTGATCTGCGGTGACGTCGGGTACGGCAAGACCGAGATCGCGGTCCGGGCGGCGTTCAAGGCGGTGCAGGACGGCAAGCAGGTGGCCGTGCTGGTGCCGACGACGCTGCTGGCCCAGCAGCACTACAACACGTTCGCCGAGCGGATGAGCCAGTTCCCGATCGAGATCCGGCAGCTGTCCCGGTTCCAGACGGCGAAGGAGGCCGAGCGGACCCTGGAGATGGTCGCCGAGGGCACCGTCGACATCGTCATCGGCACCCACCGGCTGCTGGCGGCGTCGACCCGGTTCAAGTCGCTCGGCATGGTGATCGTGGACGAGGAGCAGCGGTTCGGCGTCGAACACAAGGAGCACCTGAAGAGCCTGCGCGCCTCGGTGGACGTGCTGAGCATGTCGGCCACCCCGATCCCGCGCACCCTGGAGATGGCGATCACCGGTATCCGGGAGATGTCCACCATCGCCACCCCGCCGGAGGAGCGGCACCCGGTGCTGACCTTCGTCGGGGCGTACGACGAGCGGCAGGTGGCCGCGTCGATCCACCGTGAGCTGCTCCGCGACGGTCAGGTCTTCTACCTGCACAACCGGGTCGAGTCGATCGACAGGACGGCGCGGAAGATCCGGGAGATGGTGCCGGAGGCGCGGGTCGCCGTGGCGCACGGGCAGATGGGCGAGGACGCCCTGGAGAAGGTCATGGTCGGCTTCTGGGAGAAGGAGTTCGACGTCCTGGTCTGCACCACGATCGTGGAGTCGGGCATCGACATCCCGAACGCGAACACGCTGATCGTGGAGCGGGCCGACCTGCTCGGGCTGGCCCAGCTGCACCAGATCCGGGGCCGGGTCGGCCGGGGCCGGGAGCGGGCGTACGCGTACTTCCTCTACCCGCCGGAGAAGCCGCTCACCGAGCACGCGCACGAGCGGCTGGCCACCATCGCCCAGCACACCGAGCTGGGCGCGGGCATGTACGTGGCGATGAAGGACCTGGAGATCCGGGGGGCCGGCAACCTGCTCGGCGGTGAGCAGTCCGGGCACATCGAAGGCGTCGGTTTCGACCTTTACGTCCGGATGGTCGGTGAGGCGGTGCAGCAGTTCAAGGGCGAGCGCCCCGAGGAGGAGACCGACGTCAAGATCGACCTCCCGGTGGACGCGCACCTGCCGCACGACTACGTCGGCGTGGAGCGGCTGCGCCTGGAGATGTACCGCAAGCTCGCCGAGGCCCGCGACGAGCAGCGGCTGCGCGAGGTGGTCGCCGAGATGACCGACCGGTACGGCGAACCCCCCGCCCCGGTGCAGAACCTGGTCGCGGTGGCCCGGTTCCGCCTGCTGGCCCGCCGCTACGGCCTGACCGACGTGTCGATGCAGGGCAAGCACCTGCGGTTCAGCCCACTGCCGCTGCCCGACTCCAAGCAGTTGCGGCTCAAGCGCTACCACCCCGACTCGGTCTACAAGCAGGCCCTGGACCAGGTCAGCGTCCCCCGGCCGAGCACCCGCCGGATCGGCGGCGAGCCGCTGCGCGACCAGGCCCTGCTGGACTGGTGCGCCCAACTCCTGTCCGACGTCCTCGGCCCCCCCACCCCACCCCCCGCCACCGGCCCGGCCCCCTCTGCCGCCGGCTCCGCCGGCCCGGCGCGTTGA
- a CDS encoding helix-turn-helix domain-containing protein has translation MPQQFNDDPRQHTSQGRWRGLGLPDGMTMYEVECLMDLPGWVGPVPDIGYRVYLGRSGGFLRNINGEVAWADATSVLLTRPDDQMLVAHPLGCGDVYTCLEIPTEVVEERPDARNWFARRGWDGQLDHRTDLQHRLLVAHARRGMDRFELTERVHHLLGVLLGAGPLSTGGPDEDLDRAIGRRPATLAAHRRLADQARQVLASGNFTLGLTDVARRVGCSPHHLSRVFQRVTGRSLTSYRNDLRVRAVLHDLGTGDSPSLRAMAAEYGFADQAHLTRTVREHTGAPPTRLRHLLSP, from the coding sequence ATGCCGCAGCAGTTCAACGACGATCCACGTCAGCACACCAGCCAGGGCCGGTGGCGCGGCCTGGGGCTGCCGGACGGGATGACCATGTACGAGGTCGAGTGCCTGATGGACCTGCCGGGCTGGGTGGGGCCGGTGCCGGACATCGGGTACCGGGTCTACCTGGGGCGCTCCGGCGGGTTCCTGCGCAACATCAACGGCGAGGTGGCCTGGGCGGACGCCACGTCGGTGCTGCTCACCCGGCCCGACGACCAGATGCTCGTGGCGCACCCGCTCGGCTGCGGGGACGTCTACACCTGCCTGGAGATCCCCACCGAGGTGGTCGAGGAACGCCCGGACGCCCGGAACTGGTTCGCCCGACGGGGCTGGGACGGGCAGCTCGACCACCGCACCGACCTGCAACACCGGCTGCTGGTGGCGCACGCCCGTCGCGGCATGGACCGGTTCGAACTGACCGAGCGGGTGCACCACCTGCTCGGTGTGCTGCTCGGGGCCGGTCCGCTGAGCACCGGCGGCCCGGACGAGGACCTGGACCGGGCGATCGGTCGCCGGCCGGCCACCCTGGCCGCCCACCGCCGGCTGGCCGACCAGGCCCGCCAGGTGCTCGCCAGCGGCAACTTCACCCTCGGACTGACCGACGTCGCCCGCCGGGTCGGCTGCTCCCCGCACCACCTGAGCCGGGTGTTCCAGCGGGTCACCGGCCGCAGCCTCACCAGCTACCGCAACGACCTGCGGGTCCGCGCCGTGCTGCACGACCTGGGTACCGGCGACTCACCGTCGCTGCGGGCGATGGCCGCCGAGTACGGCTTCGCCGACCAGGCCCACCTGACCCGGACCGTACGCGAACACACCGGCGCACCCCCCACCCGCCTCCGCCACCTCCTCTCCCCCTAA